In Kutzneria kofuensis, the DNA window CCCGCTTGCAGAACGCCATCGACGTGGCGCGGGAGCGTGGCTTCCTCGGCACGAACATCATGGGGCAGCCGGGGTTCGAGTTCGACATCGAGATCCGGCGCGGCGCGGGGGCGTACATCTGCGGCGAGGAGACCGCGATCTTCAACTCCATCGAGGGCTTCCGCGGCGAACCCCGCAGCAAGCCGCCGTTCCCGGTGGAGAAGGGCCTGTTCGGCAAGCCGACCGTGGTCAACAACGTGGAGACGCTGGCCAACGTGCTGCTCATCCTCACCGAGGGTGGCCAGGCGTACCAGAAGATCGGCACCGCGCAGTCCACCGGCTCCAAGCTGTTCTGCGTCTCGGGAACCGTGCCTCGGCCCGGTGTCTACGAGGTGGCGTTCGGCACCACGCTGCGGGAACTGCTCGACCTTGCCGGCGGCGTCGAGGACCTGCGGGCGGTGCTGCTCGGCGGCGCGGCCGGCGGGTTCGTCCGGCCCGACGAGATCGACCTGCCGCTGACCATGGAGGACGCTCGCGCCGCCGGCACCACCCTCGGCTCCGGCGTCGTGCTCGTCCTGGACGGCACCGTCGATGTCGGCGGATTCCTCTTGCGGATAGCCGAGTTCTTCCGGGACGAGTCGTGCGGGCAGTGCGTGCCGTGCCGGATCGGCACCGTGCGCCAGGAGGAGGCGCTGCACCGGATCGTTCGGCGGGAAGGCGATTCCCAGGACCTGGTGCTGCTGCGGGACGTCGGCCGCGTGATGCGGGACTCGTCCATCTGCGGTCTCGGGCAGACCGCCTGGAACGCCATCGAATCCGCCATCGACCGACTCGGGGTGCAGCTGTGACCGTTGTCGACATCGGACTACCCCGCCGGCTGGTGGAGTTCACCTTGGACGGTGAGCAGGTCGCCGTGCCCGAGGGGTCCACGATCCTCAGTGCCTGCAAGGACATGCCCACGCTCTGCTACGGCGACACCCTAGAACCGGCCAACGCGTGCCGCGTGTGCATGGTCGAGGTCGAGGGCTCCCGCACGCTCGTGCCGTCCTGCTCGCGCAAGGTCGAGCCCGGCATGGTTGTGCGCACGGACACCGAGCGGACCCGGCACAGCCGGCGCATGGTGCTCGAACTTCTGGGCTCCGCAACCGATCTGTCCACCACTCCGCAGGTGGCGGAGTGGATGGCCGAGGTCGGGGCCGACCCCACGCGCTTCGGCCCCGACGCCGCCACCGTCGCCCAGCC includes these proteins:
- a CDS encoding NADH-ubiquinone oxidoreductase-F iron-sulfur binding region domain-containing protein, producing MDLRFLEAAPSTVEQDAIDAALDGTDCGRDQLLPALHAANDAVGWISEGALNHICRRLSVPPAEAYGVATFYSLFAMEERPRKVVHVCVDLACKVNGAEALAAAQTDYVVRSPCLGVCERAPAALAVEAGVGSEYLMPELPLPQKGDPSLRLLRRVGVVDPSSLDDYRAAGGYAALRNAFLLGPQDVIREVTEAKLMGRGGAAFPTGRKWAATAGQPERPHYLVCNADESEPGTFKDRVLMEGDPFAVIEAMTVAAYATGCTRGYLYIRGEYPQAFTRLQNAIDVARERGFLGTNIMGQPGFEFDIEIRRGAGAYICGEETAIFNSIEGFRGEPRSKPPFPVEKGLFGKPTVVNNVETLANVLLILTEGGQAYQKIGTAQSTGSKLFCVSGTVPRPGVYEVAFGTTLRELLDLAGGVEDLRAVLLGGAAGGFVRPDEIDLPLTMEDARAAGTTLGSGVVLVLDGTVDVGGFLLRIAEFFRDESCGQCVPCRIGTVRQEEALHRIVRREGDSQDLVLLRDVGRVMRDSSICGLGQTAWNAIESAIDRLGVQL